A stretch of Halomonas elongata DSM 2581 DNA encodes these proteins:
- a CDS encoding LysR substrate-binding domain-containing protein codes for MQDLNDLYYFVQVVDHGGFAPAGRALGIPKSKLSRRIIQLEERLATRLIHRSTRHFSVTELGQAYYRHCVAMLVEAEAAEELIERNHAQPRGTVRLSCSPSVLHYLITPLLVRFMSHCPHVNVQVEATSRRVDVIKEGFDLAIRIRFPPLEDSDLTMKVLASSPQRLMAAPGLFERYPAPRTPADLRELPSLDFEQYDKQHVWDLSGPEGATARILHHPRLVTDSAETLHQATLAGHGVVKLAMLVGHDDLKRRDLVDVLPGWEPRGGILHAVFPSRRGLLPAVRAFLDFLDEHIEEEDFLTFQNEEGKRQEGQVQQEEQ; via the coding sequence ATGCAAGACCTCAACGATCTCTATTATTTTGTTCAGGTCGTGGACCACGGCGGCTTCGCTCCCGCCGGCCGGGCGCTCGGCATTCCCAAGTCGAAACTCAGCCGACGCATCATCCAGCTCGAGGAGCGTCTGGCAACCCGGTTGATCCACCGCTCGACACGACACTTTTCCGTCACCGAGCTCGGCCAGGCCTATTACCGGCACTGTGTCGCGATGCTGGTGGAAGCAGAGGCCGCCGAAGAACTGATCGAGCGCAATCATGCACAGCCACGGGGCACGGTTCGGCTCAGTTGCTCGCCCAGCGTGTTGCACTACCTGATCACACCGCTGCTGGTCCGCTTCATGAGCCATTGCCCGCACGTCAACGTACAGGTGGAAGCCACCAGCCGACGCGTCGATGTGATCAAGGAAGGTTTCGACCTAGCGATCCGGATACGCTTCCCGCCTCTGGAAGACAGTGACCTGACCATGAAGGTATTGGCCAGCAGCCCCCAGCGCCTGATGGCGGCTCCCGGTCTCTTCGAGCGTTACCCTGCCCCGAGAACCCCCGCCGATCTTCGAGAGTTGCCCAGCCTGGATTTCGAGCAATACGACAAGCAGCATGTCTGGGACCTGAGCGGTCCCGAAGGCGCGACGGCCCGGATCCTGCATCATCCGCGCCTGGTCACCGATAGTGCCGAGACGCTTCACCAGGCCACCCTGGCAGGCCACGGCGTCGTCAAGCTGGCCATGCTGGTCGGCCATGACGACCTGAAGCGCCGCGACCTGGTCGATGTACTGCCCGGCTGGGAACCTCGTGGCGGCATCCTGCACGCCGTTTTTCCATCACGCCGCGGGCTGTTGCCCGCCGTGCGCGCCTTTCTCGATTTCCTGGATGAACATATCGAGGAGGAGGATTTTCTGACCTTTCAGAATGAGGAAGGGAAACGACAGGAAGGACAGGTGCAGCAGGAAGAACAATAG
- a CDS encoding pirin family protein has protein sequence MKKIQAIYGAPRGHWVGDGFPVRSLFPYDRMGAQHLSPFLLLDHAGPHEFRPATKPRGVGAHPHRGFETVTLVYAGELEHRDSSGGGGRIGQGDVQWMTAGAGIVHEEFHSRAFTDSGGPLEMVQLWVNLPARHKDAPPAYQTLGEASIPRVSLGQGKGDVRVVAGDFSGQRGPARTFTPINMWDIRLAADGDATLPVPEGHTTLLVVLEGSVLVNGDTVVRDEAVAVFDRRGDEVHLEANNDAKLLLLSGEPIDEPVVGHGPFVMNSAEEIHQAFREFQDGLYGVLSD, from the coding sequence ATGAAGAAGATCCAGGCAATATACGGTGCGCCACGCGGGCACTGGGTTGGAGACGGCTTCCCCGTGCGTTCCTTGTTCCCCTACGACCGCATGGGGGCGCAGCATCTCAGTCCCTTCCTGCTGCTCGATCATGCTGGGCCTCATGAGTTTCGTCCAGCCACCAAGCCTCGGGGAGTGGGAGCGCATCCCCATCGCGGCTTCGAGACGGTCACGCTCGTCTATGCGGGAGAGCTCGAACACCGGGATTCCTCGGGTGGCGGCGGCCGCATTGGCCAGGGCGATGTCCAGTGGATGACGGCCGGTGCCGGCATCGTCCACGAGGAATTCCACTCTCGGGCCTTCACCGACAGCGGCGGTCCGCTCGAGATGGTGCAGCTATGGGTCAACTTGCCCGCCCGGCACAAGGATGCGCCGCCAGCCTATCAGACCCTTGGCGAGGCGAGTATTCCGCGCGTATCGCTGGGGCAGGGGAAGGGGGACGTCCGCGTTGTGGCCGGTGACTTCTCGGGTCAGCGGGGACCGGCCAGGACGTTCACACCCATCAATATGTGGGATATCCGGCTTGCGGCCGATGGAGACGCGACTTTGCCCGTGCCCGAGGGCCATACGACCCTGCTGGTGGTGCTGGAAGGTAGCGTGCTGGTCAATGGTGACACGGTCGTGCGTGACGAGGCCGTGGCGGTCTTTGACCGCCGGGGCGATGAAGTGCATCTCGAAGCCAACAACGATGCCAAGCTGTTGCTGCTGAGCGGTGAGCCCATCGACGAGCCCGTCGTGGGTCATGGTCCTTTCGTCATGAACTCCGCGGAGGAAATTCACCAGGCCTTCAGAGAGTTCCAGGACGGCCTGTACGGCGTCCTGAGCGACTAG
- a CDS encoding RluA family pseudouridine synthase has product MADGRDVQWVEVTEGQAGQRVDNFLMTRLKGAPRSLIYRIVRKGEVRVNKKRVKADSRLATGDVVRIPPLKLAPREAVREVSDNLRNLLAGSVLLEGRDWLVLNKPSGLAVHGGSGVKIGLIEALRQVREDLDFLELVHRLDRDTSGCLLLAKSRTALLTLNTALKRHEMTKRYLALVAGRWPARRDFVSARLDRFDAGNGERRVRVDANGKVARTRFAVRETFAGATLMEAEPVTGRTHQIRVHAAHAGHPLLGDDKYGSREGQRLAARWDLSRLFLHASELTFPEPTSGKPVKIRAPLGESLDAVLARARQAQ; this is encoded by the coding sequence ATGGCCGATGGCCGCGACGTACAATGGGTGGAAGTGACCGAGGGCCAGGCAGGTCAGCGGGTCGACAATTTTCTGATGACGCGTCTCAAGGGCGCGCCGCGCTCGCTGATCTACCGCATCGTGCGCAAGGGCGAGGTGCGGGTGAACAAGAAGCGCGTCAAGGCCGACTCGCGTCTGGCGACCGGCGATGTGGTGCGTATTCCGCCGCTCAAGCTGGCGCCCCGCGAGGCGGTCCGCGAGGTCAGCGACAACCTGCGCAACCTGCTGGCCGGCAGCGTGCTGCTCGAAGGGCGCGACTGGCTGGTGCTCAACAAGCCGTCCGGTCTCGCCGTGCACGGCGGCAGCGGGGTCAAGATCGGCTTGATCGAGGCGTTGCGTCAGGTGCGCGAGGATCTGGACTTCCTCGAGCTGGTTCATCGCCTGGACCGCGATACGTCGGGATGCCTGCTGCTGGCCAAGTCGCGCACGGCGCTGCTGACGCTCAATACCGCGCTCAAGCGTCACGAGATGACCAAGCGCTATCTGGCGCTGGTCGCCGGTCGCTGGCCGGCGCGTCGCGACTTCGTCAGCGCCCGCCTGGACCGCTTCGATGCCGGCAATGGCGAGCGACGCGTGCGGGTCGATGCCAATGGCAAGGTCGCCCGCACGCGCTTTGCCGTGCGCGAGACCTTCGCCGGGGCGACCCTGATGGAGGCGGAGCCGGTGACCGGGCGTACCCACCAGATTCGCGTGCATGCGGCGCATGCCGGTCATCCGCTGCTGGGCGACGACAAGTACGGTTCCCGCGAGGGGCAGCGTCTGGCCGCCCGCTGGGATCTGTCACGGCTCTTCCTGCATGCGTCCGAGCTGACCTTCCCCGAACCGACCAGCGGCAAGCCGGTCAAGATTCGCGCGCCGCTCGGCGAGTCGCTCGATGCCGTGCTGGCACGTGCCCGCCAGGCGCAATGA
- a CDS encoding HAD family hydrolase, giving the protein MRYRLMIFDWDGTLMDSVGRIVASMQAAGRDIGWGELPDDRVRDIIGLGLPEAIAKLCPGIDAERAEALKQRYAHYFVEGDTTPMPFYPGVSEGVARLRADDRARLAVATGKSRRGLDRVFRESGSGAWFHASRTADETRSKPHPQMLEELLDELGVAAEEAVMVGDTEYDMEMARALGMDRIAVTYGVHEPERLAASRPTFTAGNFPELIDWLHG; this is encoded by the coding sequence ATGCGTTATCGACTGATGATCTTCGACTGGGATGGCACCCTGATGGACTCCGTGGGCCGGATCGTCGCCAGCATGCAGGCCGCCGGCCGCGACATCGGCTGGGGTGAGCTGCCGGACGACCGGGTGCGCGACATCATCGGGCTGGGCCTGCCCGAGGCCATCGCCAAGCTGTGCCCGGGCATCGATGCCGAGCGTGCCGAGGCGCTCAAGCAACGCTATGCTCATTACTTCGTCGAGGGCGACACGACGCCGATGCCGTTCTATCCCGGCGTGAGCGAGGGGGTGGCGCGCCTGCGGGCCGATGATCGCGCACGCCTGGCGGTGGCCACCGGCAAGAGCCGGCGGGGCCTGGATCGCGTCTTTCGCGAAAGCGGAAGCGGCGCCTGGTTCCATGCCAGCCGCACGGCCGACGAGACCCGCTCCAAGCCGCATCCGCAGATGCTCGAGGAATTGCTCGACGAGCTCGGCGTGGCGGCCGAGGAGGCGGTGATGGTCGGCGATACCGAATATGACATGGAAATGGCCCGTGCCCTGGGCATGGACCGCATTGCGGTCACCTATGGGGTTCACGAGCCAGAGCGCCTCGCCGCCAGTCGGCCGACCTTCACGGCCGGGAATTTTCCCGAGCTGATCGACTGGCTGCATGGCTGA
- a CDS encoding pirin family protein — protein sequence MSTLVEDREVASSMDCPVIDGKRQVQHVSPRTADVGGIEVNRVLPSRQRRLVGAWCFLDHAGPAVFKGETDGLRVGPHPHIGLQTFTWMIEGEVLHRDSLGNKQVIRPGQVNLMTAGRGISHTEESIPGETHLHAAQLWIALPDADRQTMPRFDHYPDLPEWTSQGVDHTLLIGEFEGHRAPTLAFSELVSVDLASRQGATLSLSLREDFEYGVLPLEGTLEIEGDTFATNEMAYLGRGRSSVTLSLPAGGHAILVGGEPLGEEILIWWNFVGHSKAEIIQAQRDWEGGSERFGTIEGHDGERLMPPPLPWKQ from the coding sequence ATGAGCACACTGGTGGAAGATCGAGAAGTGGCATCCTCGATGGATTGTCCCGTCATCGATGGCAAGCGTCAGGTGCAGCACGTTTCTCCCCGTACTGCCGATGTCGGTGGTATCGAGGTGAATCGGGTGCTGCCTTCTCGCCAGCGCCGTCTGGTCGGAGCCTGGTGCTTTCTGGACCATGCCGGCCCGGCCGTTTTCAAGGGAGAGACCGACGGCTTGCGTGTCGGTCCGCATCCGCACATTGGCCTTCAGACATTTACCTGGATGATCGAGGGCGAGGTACTGCATCGTGACAGCCTGGGCAACAAGCAGGTGATTCGTCCCGGTCAGGTCAACCTGATGACGGCAGGGCGGGGCATCAGCCATACCGAGGAGTCGATACCGGGCGAGACGCACCTGCATGCCGCTCAGCTGTGGATCGCCTTGCCCGACGCGGATCGACAGACGATGCCGCGTTTCGATCATTATCCCGATCTGCCCGAGTGGACGTCGCAGGGCGTCGACCATACCTTGCTCATCGGCGAGTTCGAGGGCCATCGAGCGCCGACCCTGGCCTTTTCGGAACTCGTCAGTGTCGATCTGGCCAGCCGGCAAGGCGCCACGCTGTCGTTGTCGCTGCGTGAAGATTTCGAATATGGTGTGCTGCCTCTGGAAGGGACTCTGGAGATCGAAGGTGATACCTTCGCGACGAACGAAATGGCCTATCTGGGACGTGGACGTTCATCCGTCACGCTGTCTCTGCCTGCCGGAGGGCATGCCATTCTGGTCGGGGGAGAGCCGCTGGGCGAGGAGATACTGATCTGGTGGAATTTCGTTGGCCACAGCAAGGCGGAGATCATCCAGGCCCAGCGTGACTGGGAAGGCGGTAGCGAGCGTTTCGGAACCATCGAGGGTCATGACGGCGAGCGGCTGATGCCGCCACCGTTGCCCTGGAAGCAGTGA
- a CDS encoding Maf family protein, giving the protein MSRLVLASGSRFRRQLLDRLDIPYAWASPDIDETPRDGESPQSLVHRLSLSKAERLAADWPDHLIIGSDQVAVFDDRPLGKPADEAAARQQLAAFSGHRVRFLTGLALIDTRHGSHRVCHESYDVVFRRLTSDEIARYVERERPLDSAGSFRMEGLGITLFERLEGDDPNTLIGLPLIRLCAMLRDAGLDPLK; this is encoded by the coding sequence ATGTCACGACTGGTCCTCGCCTCCGGCTCACGCTTCCGCCGCCAACTGCTCGATCGCCTGGATATTCCCTATGCCTGGGCGAGCCCGGACATCGACGAGACACCGCGCGACGGCGAGTCGCCACAATCCCTGGTGCACCGCCTGTCGCTATCCAAGGCGGAGCGGCTGGCGGCAGACTGGCCGGATCACCTGATCATCGGCTCCGACCAGGTCGCGGTGTTCGACGACCGCCCGCTCGGCAAGCCCGCCGACGAAGCCGCGGCACGCCAGCAACTGGCGGCTTTCTCCGGACATCGCGTACGCTTCCTGACCGGCCTGGCCCTGATCGACACCCGCCACGGCAGTCACCGGGTATGCCACGAAAGCTACGACGTCGTCTTCCGCCGCCTGACGTCGGACGAGATTGCCCGCTACGTCGAACGGGAGCGCCCCCTGGACAGCGCCGGCAGCTTCCGCATGGAAGGCCTTGGCATCACGCTGTTCGAACGCCTGGAAGGCGACGACCCCAATACCCTGATCGGCCTGCCGCTCATCCGCCTCTGCGCCATGCTCCGCGACGCCGGGCTCGATCCGCTGAAGTAA
- the sppA gene encoding signal peptide peptidase SppA gives MSENSDDWTEGPELSAEEARRRRQARTQGESAAEDAEGEEAETLRERRRLAEQAMLDRWIDGVLVEQRRSRRWKLFFRFVFALLFLAFLALSFYGLFAAQGPVEAKGPHLGVVEVEGVIDRESPASASRVIEGIERAWKAPGAKAVVLHIDSPGGSPVQSQRIYDEVMRLRESGDKPIIAVVEDIGASGAYYIASAADEIVAAPASLVGSIGVIHAGFGFEQAIQRLGIERRVFTAGENKDFLDPFTDIEPSQQRFWQEVLATTHKQFIDDVKAGRGDRLADDERLFSGLIWTGEQALDLGLVDRLGNLDGEERRLLEEPRRHDYTPQLDPFERLSRRFGSVMASVLGLSSTEAPVRYQLR, from the coding sequence ATGAGCGAAAACAGCGACGACTGGACCGAAGGCCCGGAGCTTTCGGCGGAGGAGGCGCGGCGGCGTCGGCAAGCCCGCACTCAAGGCGAGTCCGCGGCCGAAGACGCCGAGGGCGAGGAAGCCGAAACGCTGCGTGAGCGCCGTCGCCTTGCCGAACAGGCCATGCTCGACCGCTGGATCGACGGGGTACTCGTCGAACAGCGTCGTTCACGACGCTGGAAGCTGTTCTTTCGCTTCGTCTTCGCGCTGTTGTTCCTGGCCTTTCTGGCGTTGTCATTCTATGGCCTCTTTGCCGCCCAGGGGCCAGTGGAGGCCAAGGGGCCGCATCTCGGCGTGGTCGAGGTGGAGGGTGTGATCGATCGCGAGTCGCCGGCGAGCGCCTCGCGCGTCATCGAAGGCATAGAACGTGCCTGGAAGGCGCCGGGCGCGAAGGCGGTGGTGCTGCATATCGATAGTCCGGGCGGCAGCCCGGTACAGTCGCAGCGCATCTATGATGAAGTGATGCGGCTGCGCGAGAGTGGCGACAAACCGATCATCGCGGTCGTCGAGGACATCGGCGCCAGTGGCGCCTACTATATCGCCTCGGCAGCGGACGAGATCGTCGCCGCGCCGGCCAGCCTGGTGGGCTCCATCGGGGTGATCCACGCCGGCTTCGGCTTCGAGCAGGCCATCCAGCGGCTGGGTATCGAGCGTCGGGTGTTCACGGCCGGCGAGAACAAGGACTTCCTCGATCCCTTCACGGATATCGAGCCGTCCCAGCAGCGCTTCTGGCAGGAGGTGCTGGCCACCACGCACAAGCAGTTCATCGATGACGTCAAGGCTGGCCGCGGCGATCGCCTGGCCGATGACGAGCGCCTGTTCAGCGGGCTGATCTGGACCGGCGAGCAGGCGCTCGATCTCGGTCTGGTGGACCGGCTGGGCAACCTGGATGGCGAGGAGCGACGCCTGCTGGAAGAGCCGCGCCGGCACGATTATACCCCGCAGCTTGACCCCTTCGAACGGCTATCGCGGCGCTTCGGTAGCGTCATGGCCTCGGTGCTCGGCTTATCGAGCACCGAGGCGCCGGTGCGTTATCAACTGCGTTGA
- a CDS encoding YceD family protein — protein MLTSRLPSRVEPYKLAAHGERLEGLVALADMPRLAEAIGEQHGDAQVWLHFTIDAQGRRGIEGHLEAGLQLPCRRCLSPMASEVESDFLLGLVTSDALASDLPSTHEPVLVENEQLNLLAVVEDELILSLPQVVYHDEADCQVSRDQLSSGAGTVGSDTPSKSPFDVLKHLKGKH, from the coding sequence ATGTTGACCTCACGACTTCCGAGCCGGGTCGAGCCCTACAAGCTCGCCGCCCATGGCGAACGCCTAGAAGGCCTTGTCGCGCTGGCCGATATGCCCCGGCTTGCCGAGGCGATCGGCGAGCAGCACGGGGACGCCCAGGTATGGCTGCACTTCACCATCGATGCCCAGGGGCGTCGGGGGATCGAAGGCCATCTCGAGGCCGGGCTGCAGTTGCCGTGCCGACGTTGCCTGTCGCCCATGGCGAGCGAGGTCGAGAGCGACTTCCTGCTGGGGCTGGTGACCAGCGATGCTCTGGCGTCGGATCTGCCGAGCACCCATGAACCGGTGCTGGTGGAAAACGAACAGCTGAACCTGCTGGCGGTGGTGGAGGATGAGTTGATCCTCAGCCTGCCCCAGGTGGTTTACCACGACGAGGCCGATTGCCAGGTCTCGCGCGACCAGCTGAGCAGCGGGGCGGGTACCGTCGGTTCGGACACGCCCTCCAAGAGCCCCTTCGACGTGCTCAAGCACCTCAAGGGCAAACACTGA
- the ycaC gene encoding isochorismate family cysteine hydrolase YcaC, translating to MSFTYQRLNKDDVALLMVDHQAGLLSLVRDSNPDEFKNNVLALADIARFFDIPTILTTSFEDGPNGPLVPELKEAFPDAPYIARPGQINAWDNQDFVDAVKATGKKQLLVAGVVTEVCVSFPVLSALEEGYEVFVVTDASGTFNLTTRDAAWNRMSQAGAQLMTWFAVGGELHRDWRNDIEGFGGLLAGHLPAYSNLMQSYAQQTAS from the coding sequence ATGTCCTTTACCTATCAGCGATTGAACAAGGACGATGTGGCACTGTTGATGGTGGATCACCAGGCGGGTCTGTTGTCTCTGGTGCGTGATTCCAACCCGGATGAATTCAAGAACAATGTGCTGGCACTTGCCGATATCGCCAGGTTCTTCGACATCCCGACCATCCTGACCACGAGCTTCGAGGATGGTCCCAACGGGCCCTTGGTGCCGGAGCTCAAGGAGGCATTTCCGGATGCTCCCTACATTGCGCGTCCGGGGCAGATCAATGCCTGGGATAATCAGGATTTCGTCGATGCCGTCAAGGCGACCGGCAAGAAGCAGTTGCTCGTTGCCGGGGTCGTGACCGAAGTCTGCGTATCCTTCCCGGTACTCTCTGCGCTGGAGGAGGGCTATGAGGTCTTCGTGGTCACGGATGCTTCCGGCACCTTCAACCTGACGACGCGGGATGCAGCCTGGAACCGCATGTCTCAGGCCGGAGCCCAGTTGATGACCTGGTTCGCGGTCGGTGGCGAGCTGCATCGTGACTGGCGCAACGATATCGAAGGGTTCGGGGGGCTCCTGGCTGGCCATCTGCCCGCTTACTCCAATCTCATGCAGAGCTATGCTCAACAGACGGCATCCTGA
- the rne gene encoding ribonuclease E → MKRMLINATQPEELRVALVDGQRLYDLDIESGAREQKKANIYRGKITRVEPSLEAAFVDFGAERHGFLPLKEVSRDYFIKEPSGRPSIKEVLKEGQEVIVQVDKEERGNKGAALTTFISLAGRFLVLMPNNPRAGGISRRIEGEERAQLKEAMGQLTVPDKMGLIVRTAGIGRSPEELQWDLDYLVQVWESITGEAGKRPAPFLIYRESNVIIRAMRDYLRQDIGEVLIDSEEVHQEALTFIRQVMPSYQQKIKRYADEVPLFSRFQIESQIETAYEREVKLPSGGSIVIDHTEALVSIDINSARATRGSDIEETALQTNLEAADEIARQLRLRDIGGLVVIDFIDMSPARNQREVENRVRDALKIDRARVQIGRISRFGLMEMSRQRLRPSLGETSGVVCPRCDGQGTIRDVRSISLSIMRLIEEEAMKERSAQIRAILPVPVATYLLNEKRSVLADIEQRQGVRVVLLPHPDMDTPHYDVQRLRDDHVDEEGGIQSSFELSTDTEVGREPEAAFGRPVKRDEAAVKTVVHHEPAPASLQQDTPSQPAANKPAANKPATSKPAPGKPAAAPVPSQREGVLGRLVKGFTRLLSGEEDTQSGQSTAQSAQPRSETQTRDTSGKQQDKSDQGGSSSSGSSSGRQRNRRQRSDSSRNDNRGSGSTKGQSQGADKSTSSDNQSRGGRGGRDRRQDDGRSNAQETRGSSSKDTRKSQDNQGKGQDSRGKSQESRKSSDSERQKENAEVAKTERKNDDAKATTSEKPKRTRNNPRQRSRQHALNPKAEAEQKRLQEEAAQQAPQAEADDKATKPEAEAPQAKQSVKTQEPTEAKAATDQPAEASKAETKTKETAKPEAEASQAKESKAESTQQPKKAQEPTETKAATDQPVEAAKAETKETAKPEAEASQVKESQAESTETKAATDQPAEAAKSEATAPKAEAETQAKAKETAKPEAEASQAKESQAESAQQPKKAQESVETKAAADQPVEAAKPEASAPKAEAEASQAKESQAESTQQPKKAQEPTETKAAADQPAEAAKSEATAPKAEAETQANAKESAKAEAEASQAKESQAESIQQPKKAQEPTETKAATDQPAEAAKSEAESQAKAKETAKPEAEAPQAQAPQDESAKQTEKAQEPTEAKEQTATESASESRRRRRRAHNDPREIRRREQEAKRQEGGQG, encoded by the coding sequence ATGAAACGGATGCTCATCAATGCGACCCAGCCCGAAGAGCTGCGCGTCGCTCTGGTCGATGGACAACGCCTCTACGACCTGGACATCGAATCCGGTGCCCGGGAACAGAAAAAAGCCAACATCTATCGCGGCAAGATCACCCGCGTCGAACCGTCGCTGGAAGCCGCCTTCGTCGACTTCGGCGCCGAACGTCACGGTTTCCTCCCCCTCAAGGAAGTCTCCCGCGACTACTTCATCAAGGAACCCTCCGGACGTCCCAGCATCAAGGAAGTCCTCAAGGAGGGCCAGGAAGTCATCGTCCAGGTCGACAAGGAAGAACGTGGCAACAAGGGCGCGGCCCTGACCACCTTCATCAGCCTGGCCGGTCGCTTCCTGGTACTGATGCCCAACAACCCTCGCGCCGGCGGCATCTCGCGGCGCATCGAGGGCGAGGAGCGAGCCCAGCTCAAGGAAGCCATGGGCCAGTTGACTGTGCCCGACAAGATGGGCCTGATCGTGCGCACCGCCGGCATCGGCCGCTCTCCCGAGGAACTGCAGTGGGACCTGGACTATCTGGTGCAGGTGTGGGAGTCGATCACCGGTGAAGCCGGCAAGCGCCCCGCCCCCTTCCTCATCTATCGCGAATCCAACGTCATCATCCGCGCCATGCGCGACTACCTGCGCCAGGATATCGGCGAGGTACTGATCGACAGCGAGGAGGTCCACCAGGAAGCGCTCACCTTCATTCGCCAGGTGATGCCTTCCTATCAGCAGAAGATCAAGCGCTACGCCGACGAAGTGCCGCTGTTCTCGCGCTTCCAGATCGAATCGCAGATCGAGACCGCCTACGAGCGCGAGGTCAAGCTGCCCTCCGGCGGTTCCATCGTCATCGACCATACCGAAGCACTGGTCTCGATCGACATCAACTCGGCGCGCGCCACCCGTGGCAGCGACATCGAGGAAACCGCGCTGCAGACCAACCTCGAGGCCGCCGACGAGATCGCCCGCCAGTTGCGCCTGCGCGACATCGGCGGCCTGGTGGTCATCGACTTCATCGACATGTCGCCGGCCCGCAACCAGCGCGAAGTCGAGAACCGCGTGCGCGACGCACTCAAGATCGATCGCGCCCGGGTACAGATCGGCCGCATCTCGCGCTTCGGCCTGATGGAGATGTCCCGTCAGCGCCTGCGCCCGTCGCTCGGCGAAACCAGCGGCGTGGTCTGCCCGCGCTGTGACGGCCAGGGCACCATCCGCGACGTGCGCTCCATCTCTCTGTCGATCATGCGCCTGATCGAGGAAGAGGCCATGAAGGAGCGCAGCGCCCAGATCCGCGCCATCCTGCCCGTTCCCGTGGCCACCTACCTGCTCAACGAGAAGCGCAGCGTGCTGGCCGACATCGAGCAACGCCAGGGCGTACGCGTGGTGCTGCTGCCTCATCCCGACATGGACACGCCGCACTATGACGTGCAGCGCCTGCGCGACGATCACGTCGACGAGGAAGGCGGCATCCAGTCCAGCTTCGAGCTCTCCACCGACACCGAAGTCGGCCGCGAGCCCGAAGCGGCCTTCGGCAGGCCCGTCAAGCGCGACGAGGCCGCGGTGAAGACCGTCGTGCACCACGAGCCGGCCCCGGCATCCCTGCAGCAGGATACGCCGAGCCAGCCAGCCGCCAACAAGCCAGCCGCCAACAAGCCAGCCACCAGCAAGCCTGCTCCCGGCAAGCCGGCCGCTGCCCCGGTGCCGAGCCAGCGCGAAGGCGTGCTGGGCCGGCTGGTCAAGGGCTTCACCCGTCTGCTGAGTGGCGAAGAAGATACCCAAAGTGGCCAGTCCACTGCCCAGTCGGCCCAGCCGCGCAGCGAAACCCAGACGCGCGACACCTCCGGCAAGCAGCAGGACAAGAGCGACCAGGGTGGCTCTTCCTCCTCCGGTAGCAGCAGCGGTCGCCAGCGCAACCGTCGTCAGCGCTCCGACAGCTCGCGCAACGACAACCGTGGCAGCGGCAGCACCAAGGGGCAGTCCCAGGGAGCCGACAAGTCGACGTCTTCCGACAATCAGAGCCGCGGCGGTCGTGGTGGCCGCGACCGTCGGCAGGACGATGGACGAAGCAATGCCCAGGAGACGCGCGGTTCCTCCTCCAAGGACACGCGCAAGAGTCAGGACAACCAGGGCAAGGGCCAGGACAGCCGCGGCAAGTCGCAGGAGTCCCGCAAGTCCAGCGACAGCGAGCGTCAGAAGGAAAACGCCGAGGTCGCCAAGACCGAGCGCAAGAACGACGACGCCAAGGCGACGACATCCGAGAAGCCCAAGCGCACACGCAACAATCCGCGTCAGCGCAGTCGTCAGCATGCCCTGAACCCCAAGGCCGAAGCCGAGCAGAAACGCCTGCAGGAAGAAGCCGCCCAGCAAGCGCCCCAGGCCGAGGCTGACGACAAGGCGACCAAGCCCGAAGCTGAAGCGCCTCAGGCCAAGCAGTCGGTGAAGACTCAGGAGCCGACCGAGGCCAAGGCGGCCACTGACCAGCCGGCCGAAGCCTCCAAGGCTGAGACCAAGACCAAAGAGACTGCCAAGCCCGAGGCCGAAGCATCTCAGGCCAAGGAGTCGAAGGCCGAGTCGACCCAGCAGCCAAAGAAGGCTCAAGAGCCGACCGAGACCAAGGCTGCCACTGACCAGCCGGTCGAAGCCGCCAAGGCTGAGACCAAAGAGACTGCCAAGCCCGAGGCCGAAGCATCTCAGGTCAAGGAGTCGCAGGCCGAGTCGACCGAGACCAAGGCTGCCACTGACCAGCCGGCCGAAGCCGCCAAGTCCGAGGCGACCGCGCCCAAGGCCGAGGCTGAAACCCAGGCCAAGGCCAAAGAGACTGCCAAGCCCGAGGCCGAAGCATCTCAGGCCAAGGAGTCTCAGGCCGAGTCGGCCCAGCAGCCGAAGAAGGCTCAAGAATCGGTCGAGACCAAGGCTGCCGCTGACCAGCCGGTCGAAGCTGCCAAGCCCGAGGCGAGTGCGCCCAAGGCCGAGGCCGAAGCATCTCAGGCCAAGGAGTCTCAGGCCGAGTCGACCCAGCAGCCGAAGAAGGCTCAGGAACCGACCGAGACCAAGGCTGCCGCTGACCAGCCGGCCGAAGCCGCCAAGTCCGAGGCGACCGCGCCCAAGGCCGAGGCTGAAACCCAGGCCAACGCCAAAGAGAGCGCCAAGGCCGAGGCCGAAGCATCTCAGGCCAAGGAGTCTCAGGCCGAGTCGATCCAGCAGCCGAAGAAGGCTCAGGAGCCGACCGAAACCAAGGCTGCCACTGACCAGCCGGCCGAAGCCGCCAAGTCCGAGGCTGAAAGCCAGGCCAAGGCCAAAGAGACTGCCAAGCCCGAGGCCGAAGCACCTCAGGCTCAGGCACCGCAGGATGAGTCGGCCAAGCAGACGGAGAAGGCCCAGGAGCCGACCGAGGCCAAGGAGCAAACGGCAACGGAAAGTGCGTCCGAATCCAGGCGCCGCCGTCGCCGGGCGCATAACGACCCCCGGGAGATCCGTCGGCGCGAGCAGGAAGCCAAGCGCCAGGAAGGCGGCCAGGGCTGA